The sequence below is a genomic window from Chitinivibrionales bacterium.
TGGATCATCTGGCCTGCGTGGAAGGCCATACGACGTACCATATCACCGGATCCCAGCTCAAGGAGGACTTCAGCCGGGCAAAGGAGCAGAACCGGCTCAGACGCAAGCTCAAGGCGCTCTGCAAACCCCGGCTGCTGGCTATCGGCGAGGCCCCGTTTTTTTGCTTTTTTATAGTGTATGGGGCGGTTGAGGATACCGGTGCCAAGGGAGAGGAGGAAAAAGTCTTTTTCGTGAGGGAATAGCACTTTGGCTTCGGCAAGTGCGCACATCGAGGGGTTATTTGCATACACACCGCCGTCAATTGAAAGGATCTTTTTCATAACATAACTGTCGGATTATAGAACGATGATAACGCTGATTTTGGCTGATTGTCGCGGATCTGAAAATATTTATTGGTAAGAAAAAGAGGTTGAGGAAGCATCCTCTTAATATTATCAATTGATTTCATAGTGTTTTCGCTCCTGCACAGCTACTGCATTACCCTTGTGCAATTTATTCAGTTCTGACGCCAGACTCTCCGCGGCGTCATTTTCCCCATGGTTCACGAACCATTTTGTTTTCTCATGGGAAGGCACGCTTTGTGCCCATTCGATCAGGCCTTGCCGGTCGGCATGGGCCGAAAAACCGCCAAGGGTGGCAATATGCGCCATATTCTTTACCGGGGCGCGGTCGATAAAAACGACATCGTGGCCATCAACAAGCGCTCTTCCCAGGGTGCCGCGTGTCTGGTAACCCACGAGTGCCACAGTGGTTGATGAATGGGGCAAAAATGATTTCAGGTGGCCGAGAATCCTCCCGCCGGTACACATTCCCGAACCGGCAATAACGATAAAGGGCGGACGCAGCCGGGCGATCGACTTTGACTGTCGCGCTGATGTAACCAGAGCGAGGCCGTCGAACTCAAGGGGCATGTCGCCGGTTTTGATTAACAGCCGGGTTTCGGCGTCATAACATTCTTCATGCTTTGTATAAATGCCGGTGATTTTATTCGCCATGGGTGAATCGACCAGCACCGGGATACGGGGGAGTTTGCCGCGCTCCACCATGAGATTGAAATGGTAGAGCATCTCCTGTGTGCGGCCGATCGCAAAGGCCGGAATCAGAAGCACACCATTGCTTTTTACGGTGCGATGGACGAGGCGTTTGAATTCTTCGATAGTGCCGGTGCGGTCTTTGTGAAGGCGGTTACCATAAGTTGATTCAATAACCACGGCGTCGATTTTACTGCAGGGCCATTCTGTATTCGGGTCTCTGATAATTGGCGTGCCCTGTACGCCGATATCACCGGAGAAAAGAATTGTTCTGTCTGGCGCTTGAATCAGTACATGCGAAGACCCCAGAATATGCCCGGCATCGAAAAAGGTTACTTGCAACTGGCCGAGAGCAAAAGATTTCTGGTAGGGGAGTGGTTTCATCTTTTTCCGTGCCACCCGGCAGGCAGTGGCGCTAAAGGGAGCGCCGTCGCGCCGGGAAAAGAGGCGGAGTGTGTCGCTCCAGATGATTTTCGCGATATCGCAGGTGGCGGCATGGCCGTAGATAGTGCCCCGGAACCCATTTTCGTATAACCGCGGCACCAGCCCGCAATGGTCGAGATGGCCGTGGGTGAGAATCACGGCGTCGATTGATGAATAATCGATGGGAGGAATGGAATTGTTGTTTTCCTGACAAATACCGCAATCGACAAGGATTTTCCGATCACCCTCTTCGACCAGTGTGCAGGCGCCGGTGACACAGCCTGCGGCGCCAAAAAATGTTATCGCGTTTTCTTTCATGAAAAATCAGTGTTACAACGAAAAAGGTATTGTTACAGAAGAAATAATAGTGTTACAGAAGGGTTGCGCAAAATCAGCCGTGTGCGTATGTAAACTGTCAATTCGTAAGTATAATACATCCTGGAAAATAAAAA
It includes:
- a CDS encoding MBL fold metallo-hydrolase; the encoded protein is MKENAITFFGAAGCVTGACTLVEEGDRKILVDCGICQENNNSIPPIDYSSIDAVILTHGHLDHCGLVPRLYENGFRGTIYGHAATCDIAKIIWSDTLRLFSRRDGAPFSATACRVARKKMKPLPYQKSFALGQLQVTFFDAGHILGSSHVLIQAPDRTILFSGDIGVQGTPIIRDPNTEWPCSKIDAVVIESTYGNRLHKDRTGTIEEFKRLVHRTVKSNGVLLIPAFAIGRTQEMLYHFNLMVERGKLPRIPVLVDSPMANKITGIYTKHEECYDAETRLLIKTGDMPLEFDGLALVTSARQSKSIARLRPPFIVIAGSGMCTGGRILGHLKSFLPHSSTTVALVGYQTRGTLGRALVDGHDVVFIDRAPVKNMAHIATLGGFSAHADRQGLIEWAQSVPSHEKTKWFVNHGENDAAESLASELNKLHKGNAVAVQERKHYEIN